The following are encoded in a window of Arctopsyche grandis isolate Sample6627 chromosome 4, ASM5162203v2, whole genome shotgun sequence genomic DNA:
- the LOC143910344 gene encoding serine protease snk-like — MSLTSLTESISGESCTASYNSSPGICKINGECKAVLDLLKCKNIKPTICGFEANEPIVCCPFQKVDLRDCNSAKPVLNSEKPSLKKCREYKKCEIEFDIMHRKGNNNLHAVVGGTETFRGEFPHMAVIGWMLATGNGYLWNCGGSLVSENYVVTAAHCTRTLDENVSTPIPVIVRLGEHNLTTQNQHNIQDINIASIIIHPQYRSARKYHDIALLRLGRPAIFNLIVRPICLWQIIHIPSESVIAIGWGRVGYIEKPSETLQKVTIDLIDNKTCTDFYNRKRKLPDGIIDGQLCAGYLSGGKDTCQGDSGGPIQIRDPEVNCAYQLIGITSFGVGCGGKNSPAVYTRISHYVDWIESIVWPNK; from the exons ATGTCTTTAACATCTCTAACTGAatccatat CTGGAGAATCTTGCACTGCCAGTTACAACTCGTCCCCGGGTATTTGCAAAATTAACGGTGAATGTAAAGCAGTTTTAGATTtacttaaatgtaaaaatatcaaaccaACTATATGCGGATTTGAAG CGAACGAACCAATCGTATGCTGTCCGTTTCAGAAAGTAGATTTGAGAGATTGCAATTCAGCAAAGCCGGTACTCAATTCAGAAAAACCCAGCTTGAAGA AATGCAGAGAATATAAGAAATGTGAGATTGAATTTGATATAATGCATCGTAAAGGTAACAATAACTTGCATGCAGTTGTCGGTGGAACGGAAACGTTCCGGGGCGAATTTCCTCATATG GCAGTGATTGGATGGATGCTGGCTACAGGCAATGGATATTTGTGGAATTGTGGGGGATCTCTTGTGAGCGAAAATTACGTCGTAACCGCAGCTCATTGCACTCGAACATTAGACGAGAATGTTTCTAC tcCAATACCGGTGATTGTGAGATTAGGTGAGCATAATTTGACCACGCAAAATCAACACAATATTCAAGATATCAATATTGCAAGTATAATTATACATCCACAATACAGATCGGCACGGAAGTATCACGACATTGCACTATTACGTCTAGGAAGACCTGCCAT atttaatttaatcgTGAGACCTATTTGTTTGTGGCAAATTATACACATTCCAAGTGAAAGTGTCATAGCAATTGGATGGGGACGAGTTGGTTACA TTGAAAAACCGTCGGAAACGCTCCAAAAAGTGACAATAGATCTTATCGATAATAAGACATGTACTGATTTTTATAATCGTAAAAGGAAATTACCTGATGGAATTATTGATGGACAGTTATGCGCTGGATACCTGAGCGGTGGTAAAGATACTTGTCAG gGCGACAGTGGTGGTCCAATTCAGATCAGAGATCCTGAAGTCAATTGTGCTTATCAACTGATTGGGATTACTTCGTTTGGAGTTGGATGTGGCGGCAAAAACTCACCAGCTGTCTATACTAGAATAAGTCATTATGTAGATTGGATAGAGTCTATAGTTTGGCCTAACAaatga
- the LOC143910257 gene encoding serine protease snk-like: MIRIALIALTLEAAYCQYAGDSCILNHNSSPGVCKLNSQCESVFKVLKCKNIKPTLCSFQGNTPVVCCPLDNEDLRGCNIEASSTNSKPSVQKCREYKKCNGVSRSTRSNEGGPEIAGGIETTPWEYPHMAAIGWKLIDEDDYLWSCGGSLVSERYAVTAAHCTYLSDTRVINPAPTIVRLGEHNLRIRNKYTQDITIASITKHPQYKGSKKYHDIALLRLEKPAALSAHVSPICLWQTLDIPVKSVVASGWGKLGFVEDSSDTLQKVSIDLIDKKTCVDFYKDRSRKLPDGIIDGQLCAADLGGGKDTCQGDSGGPIQIRDPEVSCAYQLIGITSFGVACGGKNSPAVYTRISYYVDWIESIVWP, encoded by the exons ATGATTCGCATTGCCTTAATTGCACTAACGCTTGAGGCTGCTTATTGTCAATATG CTGGAGATTCCTGTATCCTCAATCACAACTCTTCACCTGgcgtttgtaaattaaacagtCAATGTGAATCGGTTTTCAaagtattgaaatgtaaaaatatcaaaccgACTTTATGCAGTTTCCAAG GAAATACTCCCGTGGTATGCTGCCCTTTGGATAATGAAGATTTGAGAGGATGTAATATAGAAGCATCATCAACCAATTCTAAGCCCAGTGTACAAA aaTGCAGAGAATATAAGAAATGTAATGGAGTTTCACGTTCAACGCGTAGTAATGAAGGAGGTCCTGAAATTGCAGGTGGAATAGAAACAACTCCATGGGAATATCCACATATG GCAGCTATTGGATGGAAGTTGATTGATGAAGATGACTATTTATGGAGTTGTGGAGGTTCGCTTGTGAGTGAAAGATACGCAGTGACTGCAGCTCATTGCACTTACTTGTCAGATACGAGAGTCATAAa tcCAGCGCCGACTATAGTACGACTCGGAGAGCATAATTTGCGAATACGAAATAAATACACTCAAGATATCACTATTGCAAGTATTACGAAACATCCACAGTACAAAGGGTCAAAAAAATATCACGACATCGCACTTTTGCGCTTAGAAAAACCAGCAGC ATTGAGTGCACACGTGAGTCCCATTTGTTTGTGGCAAACTTTAGACATTCCTGTCAAAAGTGTCGTGGCGTCTGGATGGGGAAAGCTTGGTTTTG TCGAAGATTCTTCGGATACGTTGCAAAAAGTTTCAATAGACCTTATTGATAAGAAGACTTGTGTTGACTTTTATAAAGATCGCAGTAGAAAATTACCCGATGGAATAATCGATGGACAGTTATGTGCTGCAGATTTAGGCGGTGGTAAAGATACTTGCCAA ggcGACAGTGGTGGTCCAATTCAAATTAGAGATCCGGAAGTCAGTTGTGCTTATCAATTGATTGGGATTACTTCGTTTGGAGTCGCATGTGGAGGAAAAAATTCACCAGCTGTATATACTAGGATCAGCTATTATGTAGATTGGATAGAATCCATAGTTTGGCCatag